A section of the Papio anubis isolate 15944 chromosome 4, Panubis1.0, whole genome shotgun sequence genome encodes:
- the RPS4X gene encoding 40S ribosomal protein S4, X isoform, with protein sequence MQRFIKIDGKVRTDITYPAGFMDVMSIDKTGENFRLIYDTKGRFAVHCITPEEAKYKLCKVRKIFVSTKGVPHLVTHDAHTIRYPDPLIKVNDTIQIDLETGKITDFIKFDTGNLCMVTGGANLGRIGVITNRERHPGSFDVVHVKDANGNGFATRLSNIFVTGKGNKPWISLPRGKGIRLTIAEERDKRLAAKQSSG encoded by the coding sequence ATGCAGCGGTTCATTAAGATCGATGGCAAGGTCCGAACTGATATAACCTACCCTGCTGGATTCATGGATGTCATGAGCATTGACAAGACGGGAGAGAATTTCCGTCTGATCTATGACACCAAGGGTCGCTTTGCTGTACATTGTATTACACCTGAGGAGGCCAAGTACAAGTTATGCAAAGTGAGAAAGATCTTTGTGAGCACAAAAGGAGTCCCTCATCTGGTGACTCATGATGCCCACACCATCCGCTACCCCGATCCCCTCATCAAGGTGAATGATACCATTCAGATTGATTTGGAGACTGGCAAGATTACTGATTTCATCAAGTTCGACACTGGTAACCTGTGTATGGTGACTGGAGGTGCTAACCTGGGAAGAATTGGTGTGATCACCAACAGAGAGAGGCATCCTGGATCTTTTGACGTGGTTCACGTGAAAGATGCCAATGGCAACGGCTTTGCCACTCGACTTTCCAACATTTTTGTTACTGGCAAGGGCAACAAACCATGGATTTCTCTTCCCCGAGGAAAGGGTATCCGCCTCACCATTgctgaagagagagacaaaagactGGCGGCCAAACAGAGCAGTGGGTGA